One region of Vescimonas fastidiosa genomic DNA includes:
- a CDS encoding aminotransferase class V-fold PLP-dependent enzyme, with protein sequence MIYLDNAATTLHKPPQVARAVVQAMDTMGNAARGAHGGALEASRTVYGTREKLARLFACQRADHVVFTANSTEALNIAINGILHEGDHAISTDCEHNSVLRPLYRLEEERGVGLDFVAADRQGRIDYGDFERLIRCNTKAIVCTHCSNLTGNVLDIARIGEIAHRHGALLIVDASQTAGTIPIDMEKMGVDVLCFTGHKGLMGPQGTGGLCIHSGVEIAPWKVGGSGVHSYDRHQPMEYPTRLEAGTLNGHGIAGLSAALDVILERGVEDIQQMEHGLMRKFYEGVKDIDGVTVYGDFAAPVRGAIVTLNIRDYDSSAVSDALSENYGIATRPGAHCAPRMHRALGTTEQGAVRFSFSCYNTEQEVEEAIRAVREIAAE encoded by the coding sequence ATGATTTACTTGGACAACGCCGCTACCACACTGCACAAGCCACCCCAGGTGGCCCGGGCGGTGGTGCAGGCTATGGATACTATGGGCAACGCCGCCCGAGGGGCACACGGCGGAGCGCTGGAGGCATCCCGGACGGTGTATGGCACCCGGGAAAAGCTGGCAAGGCTTTTTGCTTGTCAGCGGGCGGATCATGTGGTTTTTACAGCCAATTCCACGGAAGCGCTGAACATCGCCATCAACGGAATACTTCATGAGGGCGACCACGCCATCTCCACCGACTGCGAGCATAACTCCGTGCTGCGGCCCCTGTATCGGCTGGAGGAGGAGCGGGGTGTTGGACTGGATTTTGTGGCGGCGGACCGGCAGGGCCGGATAGATTATGGGGACTTTGAGCGGCTTATTCGCTGCAACACCAAGGCCATCGTATGCACCCACTGCTCCAACCTGACGGGAAATGTTCTGGACATTGCCAGAATCGGAGAGATTGCCCACCGGCACGGGGCGCTGCTTATTGTGGACGCCTCCCAGACGGCGGGGACGATTCCCATTGACATGGAGAAAATGGGGGTGGATGTGCTATGCTTTACCGGGCACAAAGGCCTTATGGGGCCTCAGGGCACCGGGGGGCTGTGTATTCACTCCGGGGTGGAGATAGCCCCCTGGAAGGTGGGCGGCTCCGGGGTGCATTCCTATGACCGCCACCAGCCTATGGAATATCCCACCCGCCTGGAGGCCGGGACCTTGAACGGCCATGGCATCGCCGGGCTTTCGGCGGCGCTGGATGTGATCCTGGAGCGGGGCGTGGAGGACATTCAGCAGATGGAGCACGGCCTGATGCGGAAATTTTATGAGGGCGTGAAGGACATAGACGGGGTGACGGTATACGGCGACTTTGCAGCGCCTGTCCGGGGAGCCATCGTGACACTGAACATACGGGACTACGATTCCTCCGCTGTGTCTGACGCGCTGTCGGAGAACTACGGCATTGCCACCCGGCCGGGAGCCCACTGTGCGCCTCGGATGCACCGGGCACTGGGCACCACCGAGCAAGGGGCGGTGCGCTTTAGCTTCTCCTGCTACAACACGGAGCAGGAGGTAGAGGAGGCTATCCGGGCGGTGCGGGAGATCGCCGCGGAATAA
- a CDS encoding PD-(D/E)XK nuclease family protein: protein MLQLWIGRAGTGKSERILETMKRDCRTRGQVLIVPEHVSHEAEVALCRALGDTASRYAEVLSLRNLSGRVLGEVGGLSDFTLDGGGKLLTMRMALQEVAGSLHVFNNPSRRAAFLEQLVALMDELYAYEIAPEEMYVRVQEAPGQRGDKLRDVALLYAAYDARLREGGRDARSRVQKLRDALPQSDYLRDKDVFFDGFSYFNKVEEGILETVLQQAHSVTVTLLGDRSASDIFQNAFRQRQRLVRMARQMGQRCEMEFMERQENSALGHLERYFFGAAAPERSGGEDQVKLYEATTAYAEVEYAAAQIRQMLSRGYRCRDIAVTARNLEEYGPLLEHIFARDGIPVYMSRRSDILQKPPLLLILGALDAVTGGFEYEDMFRYLKTGLAGIDRAECDALENYVVLWGIRGKMWLRDVAWTANPDGYGADMTPERQARLDEINTIREKVRLPLLALYESMGAPSAAVKKAEAVYRFAQQAGVPELLQQQVQHLLETGRVQTAEEYRQLWEIFCGVLDQFAEILGDTPLSGEEFCRMLRLVLTQYSVATIPATLDQVKVSEMTRADRRRVRSLFLLGCNDHVLPQVNQSGGILDRKDRSFLQEHDLPLADASFDELDNELQNIYSALTQPTERLCVSYPTVSLEGSALRPAFVVERIRRLLPQVPVQKEDGAYRLGVPATALEIAGRYPGSALADYFRRDGENGRVLEAIARAEQMERGRLSPEAVRALYGTQVQMSASRMDRMKSCHFGYFMEYGLRAKERKTAGFQAPEIGTFLHYLLENVLRTVRDRGGFACVETEELDALVEQFTGEFARTKIDRYSEKSARFRYLFERLQRTACAVVRSIADEMRQSDFKLLEFEMNFGGKDADLPAVCVEREGISLRVVGKVDRVDGWVKDGRLYLRVVDYKTGKKSFDLSEVQYGLGIQMLLYLFALEKEGQAHFGMPVVPAGLLYLPAKDVIVREKRGASEEKIRSDVQAELRRSGLLLQDAEVLQAMEHSALEKPVYLPITLKKDGTITDGVATAYQLGQLGKYTEHLLEQIAGELARGNVDADPVQRSQQDSACRYCAYASACYFRPGVGRDRRRYIRNTPTAQVWENMEKELGEEAHHG from the coding sequence ATGCTGCAGCTTTGGATCGGCCGGGCAGGCACGGGAAAATCCGAGCGGATTCTGGAGACGATGAAGCGTGACTGCCGCACCCGGGGACAGGTGCTTATTGTTCCGGAGCATGTGTCCCACGAGGCGGAGGTGGCGCTGTGCCGGGCTTTGGGCGACACAGCCAGCCGGTATGCAGAGGTGCTGAGTTTGCGTAACCTTTCCGGGCGCGTGCTGGGAGAGGTGGGTGGCTTGTCTGATTTCACCCTGGACGGGGGCGGCAAGCTGCTGACCATGCGCATGGCACTGCAAGAGGTGGCCGGAAGCCTCCATGTGTTCAATAATCCCTCCCGGCGGGCGGCGTTTTTGGAGCAGCTTGTGGCCCTGATGGACGAGCTGTACGCCTACGAAATCGCCCCGGAGGAGATGTATGTCCGGGTGCAGGAGGCCCCGGGACAGCGAGGGGACAAGCTGCGGGATGTGGCCCTGCTCTACGCTGCCTACGACGCTCGGCTCCGGGAAGGGGGGCGGGATGCCCGATCCCGGGTGCAGAAGCTTCGGGATGCCCTGCCGCAGTCAGACTATCTGCGGGATAAAGATGTGTTTTTTGACGGCTTCTCCTATTTTAATAAAGTGGAAGAGGGAATTTTGGAGACGGTCTTGCAGCAGGCACACAGCGTTACTGTGACCCTTTTGGGGGACCGCTCTGCTTCCGACATATTCCAAAACGCCTTCCGACAGCGCCAGAGGCTCGTGCGCATGGCCCGGCAGATGGGGCAGCGGTGCGAGATGGAGTTTATGGAGCGTCAGGAAAATTCGGCCTTGGGACATCTGGAACGGTACTTTTTCGGGGCGGCGGCCCCGGAGCGGTCCGGCGGAGAGGACCAGGTGAAGCTGTACGAGGCTACCACCGCCTACGCGGAGGTGGAGTATGCGGCGGCACAAATCCGGCAGATGCTTTCCCGGGGCTATCGCTGCCGGGACATCGCCGTGACAGCCCGGAACCTGGAGGAGTACGGCCCGCTGCTGGAGCATATTTTTGCCCGGGACGGCATTCCGGTCTATATGAGCCGCCGCAGCGATATCCTGCAAAAGCCGCCGCTGCTGCTGATTCTGGGCGCACTGGACGCCGTGACCGGCGGCTTTGAATACGAGGATATGTTCCGATACCTGAAAACCGGCCTGGCGGGCATCGACCGGGCGGAGTGCGACGCACTGGAAAACTATGTGGTCCTGTGGGGGATTCGGGGAAAAATGTGGCTGCGGGATGTGGCCTGGACGGCAAATCCCGATGGATACGGCGCGGATATGACCCCGGAGCGCCAGGCACGGCTGGACGAAATCAACACCATTCGGGAAAAGGTACGGCTGCCGCTGCTGGCCCTGTACGAGAGCATGGGTGCGCCCTCGGCGGCGGTGAAAAAAGCGGAGGCTGTGTACCGCTTTGCCCAGCAGGCAGGGGTGCCGGAGCTTTTGCAGCAGCAGGTGCAGCACCTTCTGGAGACCGGACGGGTGCAGACGGCAGAGGAGTACCGCCAGCTATGGGAAATTTTCTGCGGCGTGCTGGACCAGTTTGCGGAGATCCTGGGCGATACGCCTCTGAGCGGGGAGGAATTTTGCCGGATGCTACGGCTGGTGCTGACCCAGTACAGCGTGGCCACCATTCCGGCCACCCTGGACCAGGTGAAGGTCAGCGAGATGACCCGGGCCGACCGCAGAAGGGTGCGGTCACTTTTCCTGCTGGGGTGCAACGACCATGTGCTGCCCCAGGTGAACCAGAGCGGCGGCATATTGGACCGCAAGGACAGAAGCTTTTTGCAGGAGCATGACCTGCCATTGGCGGATGCATCCTTTGACGAATTGGACAATGAATTGCAAAATATTTACTCGGCCCTGACCCAGCCCACGGAGCGGCTGTGCGTGAGCTATCCCACGGTGTCACTGGAGGGGAGCGCCCTGCGCCCTGCCTTCGTGGTGGAGCGTATCCGGCGGCTTTTGCCCCAGGTGCCGGTGCAAAAGGAGGATGGCGCATACCGTCTCGGTGTGCCTGCCACGGCTTTGGAAATCGCGGGACGCTATCCGGGCAGCGCTCTGGCGGACTATTTCCGGCGGGACGGAGAAAACGGTCGGGTGCTGGAGGCCATCGCCCGGGCGGAGCAGATGGAGCGGGGACGGCTGTCACCGGAGGCGGTGCGTGCCCTGTACGGAACCCAGGTGCAGATGTCCGCGTCCCGGATGGATCGCATGAAAAGCTGTCATTTCGGCTACTTCATGGAGTACGGTCTGCGGGCTAAGGAGCGAAAAACCGCCGGATTCCAGGCACCGGAAATCGGAACCTTCCTCCACTATCTGCTGGAAAATGTGCTGCGCACGGTTCGGGACCGGGGCGGCTTTGCCTGCGTGGAGACGGAGGAGCTGGACGCACTGGTGGAGCAGTTCACCGGAGAATTCGCCCGGACGAAAATCGATCGGTACAGCGAGAAAAGCGCGCGGTTCCGCTATCTGTTTGAGCGGCTGCAAAGGACCGCCTGCGCAGTGGTGCGGAGCATTGCCGATGAAATGCGGCAGTCGGACTTTAAGCTGCTGGAGTTCGAGATGAATTTCGGCGGGAAGGATGCGGATCTGCCGGCAGTCTGCGTGGAGCGGGAGGGGATCTCCCTGCGGGTCGTGGGCAAGGTGGACCGAGTGGACGGCTGGGTAAAGGACGGGAGGCTCTACCTGCGGGTGGTGGACTATAAGACCGGGAAAAAATCCTTTGACCTCAGCGAGGTGCAGTACGGCTTGGGCATACAGATGCTGCTGTACCTCTTTGCCCTGGAAAAGGAGGGGCAGGCACACTTCGGAATGCCGGTGGTGCCGGCGGGGCTGCTGTATCTCCCGGCAAAGGATGTGATCGTGCGAGAGAAGCGGGGAGCATCGGAGGAGAAAATCCGCAGTGATGTGCAGGCGGAGCTGCGGCGCAGCGGTCTGCTTTTGCAGGATGCGGAGGTTTTGCAGGCTATGGAGCACAGCGCCCTGGAAAAGCCGGTATATCTTCCGATTACCCTTAAAAAGGACGGGACCATCACCGACGGAGTGGCCACCGCTTACCAGCTGGGGCAGCTGGGAAAGTACACGGAGCATCTGCTGGAACAGATCGCCGGAGAGCTGGCCCGGGGCAATGTGGACGCGGACCCGGTGCAGCGATCCCAGCAGGACAGTGCCTGCCGCTACTGCGCCTATGCCTCGGCCTGCTATTTCCGGCCCGGTGTGGGCAGGGATCGGCGGCGGTACATACGAAACACCCCGACGGCGCAGGTGTGGGAGAATATGGAGAAGGAATTAGGAGAGGAGGCGCACCATGGGTGA
- the nth gene encoding endonuclease III: MKNPAEVNAIIQELERLYPDALCSLQYKKDYELLFAVRLSAQCTDARVNQVTPALFARFPTLESFARASEEEVGEYVHSCGFWRAKAHDLVASAQMLLRDFGGKVPDTMEDLLRLPGVGRKTANLILGDIYGREGYVCDTHCIRITGRLGLTDGSKDPLRVEKQLRACLPPEKSSDFCHRMVLHGRAVCTARSPHCAECTLRPLCDTGRSEP, encoded by the coding sequence TTGAAGAATCCTGCCGAAGTAAACGCCATTATTCAGGAGCTGGAGCGGCTGTACCCGGACGCCCTTTGCTCCCTGCAATATAAAAAGGACTACGAGCTGCTCTTTGCCGTGCGCCTGTCCGCCCAGTGTACCGATGCCCGGGTGAATCAGGTCACCCCCGCCCTTTTTGCCCGGTTTCCCACTCTGGAGTCCTTTGCCCGGGCCAGCGAGGAGGAGGTGGGCGAATATGTCCACTCCTGCGGCTTTTGGCGCGCCAAGGCCCACGACCTGGTGGCCTCCGCGCAGATGCTTCTGCGCGACTTTGGCGGCAAGGTTCCGGATACTATGGAAGATCTTCTGCGCCTGCCCGGTGTAGGCCGTAAGACCGCTAACCTGATTTTAGGTGACATCTACGGCCGGGAGGGCTATGTCTGCGATACCCACTGCATCCGCATCACCGGCCGCTTGGGCCTCACCGACGGCAGTAAGGACCCCCTCCGGGTGGAAAAGCAGCTCCGTGCCTGCCTCCCTCCGGAAAAGTCCAGTGACTTCTGCCACCGTATGGTCCTCCATGGCCGGGCCGTTTGCACCGCTCGCAGCCCCCACTGCGCCGAATGCACCCTCCGGCCCCTGTGTGACACGGGACGCTCCGAGCCGTAA
- the addA gene encoding helicase-exonuclease AddAB subunit AddA encodes MGEIRLTDEQRMAVTDRGGSLLVSAAAGSGKTKVLVERLFRRIEEEQCSVDDFLIITYTRAAAAELRGKIANELSKRVAEQPESDHLRRQLFRVYQAEIKTVDAFCGSLLRQNIHLLTPVKGRSLTPDYRLLDEQEGAVLRQRVLDRVMDRFYEALEQGDGNAELLAQTLGAGRDDSRLTELVLELYDKLQSQAHPLAWLRETRKFWQAVPEHLEQTPFGEILLNDLKQWSNFWNGRLQRAVEEMAACPAVETAYGAGFLAMSRTMEALREATDRGWDAVAAVDLAFPRLKPVRGQENEYWKTRMQKLKERFQKELKEVMEPFAVTQAEHLEDLRAMAPAMLALVDLTADFTESFQQEKVRRNVADFSDQERYAVELLTDAAGAPTELAKQISREYVEIMVDEYQDTNQVQNCIFDAISRKGENLFTVGDVKQSIYRFRLAQPEIFLEKYESYRHASAALPGQARKILLTCNFRSRPEVLEATNFIFRNILSREMGEMEYGEAEKLNAGATYYAPAPDRETELHLVSVEDTEDEEFDRVRVEADFVAGRIRKLLEEKFPVQGEDGTLRPVQPEDIVILMRSPGSRMAELGAALSRCGIPYSGGEREAFFETVEISTVYSLLQIIDNPRQDVPLIAVLRSPLYGFTPDLLSRIRSCAKGDFYEACCACGEEPVQAFLQQLSQLRDLAAELPADQLLWQMYDRLHIPGIFGAMENGELRRSRLLNLCRYAEDLAGMGKITVFELTDYLRSLMARGKEPQIASEQSTGGVRIMSIHRSKGLEFPVVILCDLNRKFNKDDMKRPVLVHSRLGLGAERVDPARRVRYSTVSKTALALEMEKEMLSEEMRLLYVAMTRAQEKLILVDCMKKARSQVESLAALTDLPVPPQVVRGAANMGQWVLQTLLCTTQAGVLHTWAGVQPELRQDAPGWRVYLHENPKNTSCAEEEKKQKEPEPPLFPELLEQRYGHMDASRVPSKVTATQLKGREVDQQIAEGTGQHMAPRSDFPAPKFLQQRQGLTPAERGTATHLVMQYLPFDTPARADAVEEFVRGLVERRLLTPEQGASVNTLQIAKFLASDLCAQMRSAEQVWREFRFALLVPAEVYDPRVRGEEMMLQGVADVCFRTEKGIAVADFKTDYLHPGEEKARAERYRAQLEAYSLALSRVLEAPVCRRILYFFSTGAEVEI; translated from the coding sequence ATGGGTGAGATCAGACTGACGGACGAGCAGCGGATGGCTGTGACGGACCGGGGCGGGAGTCTGCTGGTGTCGGCGGCGGCCGGCTCCGGCAAGACCAAGGTGCTGGTGGAGCGGCTGTTTCGCAGGATCGAGGAGGAGCAGTGCAGTGTGGACGACTTCCTCATTATCACCTATACCCGGGCCGCCGCCGCAGAGCTTCGGGGAAAGATTGCAAACGAGCTTTCCAAACGGGTGGCGGAGCAGCCTGAGAGCGACCATCTGCGCCGCCAGCTTTTTCGGGTATATCAGGCGGAAATCAAAACGGTGGACGCCTTTTGCGGGAGCCTGTTGCGGCAAAACATACATCTGCTTACACCTGTAAAGGGGAGAAGCCTTACACCTGATTACCGGCTTTTGGACGAGCAGGAGGGGGCCGTGCTGCGCCAGCGGGTGCTGGACCGGGTGATGGACCGCTTCTATGAGGCTCTGGAGCAGGGGGACGGCAACGCCGAGCTTTTGGCCCAGACTCTGGGCGCAGGCCGGGATGACAGCCGCCTTACGGAGCTGGTGCTGGAGCTGTATGATAAATTACAGAGCCAGGCACATCCTCTTGCATGGCTCCGGGAGACAAGGAAGTTTTGGCAGGCGGTGCCGGAGCATTTGGAGCAGACGCCTTTCGGCGAGATTTTGCTGAACGACCTGAAGCAGTGGTCGAACTTCTGGAACGGGCGGCTGCAACGGGCGGTGGAGGAAATGGCCGCCTGTCCGGCGGTGGAAACAGCCTACGGGGCGGGCTTTTTGGCTATGTCCCGGACGATGGAAGCACTGAGGGAGGCCACGGACAGGGGCTGGGACGCCGTGGCAGCGGTGGACCTGGCGTTTCCCAGGCTGAAGCCCGTTCGAGGCCAGGAGAACGAGTACTGGAAAACCCGGATGCAGAAGCTGAAGGAACGATTCCAAAAGGAGCTGAAGGAGGTCATGGAGCCCTTTGCCGTGACCCAGGCAGAGCATTTGGAGGATCTGCGGGCCATGGCTCCGGCCATGCTGGCCCTGGTGGACCTGACGGCGGATTTTACCGAGAGCTTTCAGCAGGAAAAGGTGCGGCGGAATGTGGCGGATTTTTCCGACCAGGAGCGTTACGCCGTGGAGCTGCTGACAGACGCGGCGGGAGCGCCTACGGAGCTGGCAAAGCAGATTTCCCGGGAATATGTGGAGATCATGGTGGATGAATACCAGGATACCAACCAGGTGCAAAACTGTATTTTTGACGCCATTTCCCGTAAAGGGGAAAACCTTTTCACCGTTGGAGATGTCAAGCAAAGCATCTATCGGTTCCGCCTGGCTCAGCCGGAGATATTCCTGGAGAAATATGAGAGCTATCGCCACGCCAGCGCCGCCCTGCCCGGGCAGGCGAGAAAGATTTTGCTCACCTGTAATTTCCGCTCCCGGCCCGAAGTGCTGGAGGCTACTAACTTTATTTTCCGCAATATTCTGTCCCGGGAGATGGGCGAGATGGAGTACGGCGAGGCGGAGAAGCTGAATGCCGGGGCTACCTACTATGCCCCCGCGCCGGACCGAGAGACGGAGCTGCACCTGGTGAGCGTAGAGGACACGGAGGACGAGGAATTTGACCGGGTACGGGTGGAGGCGGACTTTGTAGCGGGGCGGATACGGAAGCTGCTGGAGGAGAAATTCCCCGTGCAGGGGGAGGACGGCACCCTGCGGCCCGTACAGCCGGAGGACATCGTGATTCTGATGCGCTCACCGGGCAGCCGCATGGCGGAGCTGGGGGCAGCCCTGAGCCGCTGCGGTATCCCCTATTCCGGAGGCGAGCGGGAGGCATTTTTTGAGACCGTTGAAATCTCTACGGTGTATTCGCTTTTGCAGATCATTGACAATCCCCGGCAGGATGTGCCGCTGATCGCTGTGCTGCGATCGCCCCTGTACGGCTTTACCCCGGATCTGCTCTCCCGCATTCGCAGCTGCGCCAAGGGGGACTTTTACGAGGCCTGCTGTGCCTGCGGCGAGGAGCCGGTGCAGGCATTTTTGCAGCAGCTTTCCCAGCTTCGGGACCTGGCGGCGGAGCTGCCGGCGGATCAGCTTTTATGGCAGATGTATGACAGGCTGCACATTCCGGGCATTTTCGGAGCTATGGAAAACGGGGAGCTGCGCCGGAGCCGACTGCTGAATTTGTGCCGCTATGCGGAGGATCTGGCGGGCATGGGAAAAATCACTGTGTTTGAGCTGACGGACTATCTGCGCAGTCTCATGGCCCGGGGCAAGGAACCGCAGATCGCATCAGAGCAGAGCACCGGGGGCGTGCGCATTATGAGCATCCACCGCTCCAAGGGACTGGAGTTTCCGGTGGTCATATTGTGCGACCTGAATCGAAAATTCAACAAGGACGACATGAAGCGGCCTGTTTTGGTCCACTCCCGGCTGGGACTGGGGGCAGAGCGGGTGGATCCGGCCCGGCGGGTGCGGTATTCCACGGTGTCTAAAACCGCTCTGGCCCTGGAGATGGAAAAGGAAATGCTGTCGGAGGAAATGCGGCTTTTATATGTGGCCATGACCCGGGCTCAGGAGAAGCTGATATTGGTAGACTGCATGAAAAAGGCGAGGAGTCAGGTGGAGAGCCTGGCGGCGCTGACGGACCTGCCCGTGCCGCCGCAAGTGGTCCGAGGGGCGGCGAACATGGGGCAATGGGTACTGCAGACGCTGCTGTGTACCACTCAGGCAGGGGTGCTGCACACCTGGGCCGGGGTGCAGCCGGAGCTGCGGCAGGACGCGCCGGGCTGGCGGGTGTATCTCCATGAAAACCCGAAGAATACTTCCTGTGCAGAGGAAGAAAAGAAACAGAAAGAACCGGAGCCGCCTCTTTTTCCGGAGCTGCTGGAGCAGCGGTACGGGCACATGGATGCATCCCGGGTGCCGTCTAAGGTTACGGCCACCCAGCTCAAGGGCCGGGAGGTGGATCAGCAGATCGCCGAAGGAACCGGCCAGCACATGGCCCCCCGGAGCGACTTTCCCGCACCGAAATTCCTGCAGCAGCGGCAGGGGCTGACCCCGGCGGAGCGGGGTACAGCCACGCACCTGGTGATGCAGTACCTGCCCTTTGACACCCCGGCCCGGGCTGATGCGGTGGAGGAATTCGTGCGCGGACTGGTAGAACGCCGACTTTTGACGCCGGAGCAGGGGGCAAGCGTTAATACTTTACAGATCGCAAAATTCCTGGCATCTGACCTGTGCGCACAGATGCGCTCGGCGGAGCAGGTTTGGCGGGAGTTCCGCTTTGCCCTGCTGGTACCTGCGGAGGTGTACGATCCACGGGTCCGGGGAGAGGAGATGATGCTCCAGGGTGTGGCGGATGTGTGCTTCCGCACGGAGAAGGGCATCGCCGTGGCGGACTTCAAGACAGACTACCTGCACCCCGGGGAGGAAAAGGCTCGGGCGGAGCGCTACCGGGCCCAGCTGGAGGCATACAGCCTGGCCTTGAGCCGGGTGCTGGAGGCGCCGGTTTGCCGGAGAATTCTCTATTTCTTTTCCACGGGAGCGGAAGTGGAGATCTGA
- the rpmE gene encoding 50S ribosomal protein L31 produces MKEGIHPNYQQTTIKCACGNVIETGSTKKDIRVEVCSKCHPFFTGKQKLVDTGGRVAKFNKRFGLDK; encoded by the coding sequence ATGAAGGAAGGAATCCATCCCAATTATCAGCAGACTACTATTAAATGCGCCTGCGGTAATGTAATTGAGACAGGTTCTACGAAGAAGGATATTCGCGTAGAAGTCTGCTCTAAGTGTCACCCGTTCTTTACGGGTAAGCAGAAGCTGGTGGACACCGGCGGCCGCGTGGCCAAGTTCAACAAGCGCTTCGGCCTGGACAAGTAA
- the sigG gene encoding RNA polymerase sporulation sigma factor SigG: protein MRGRVEICGINTAKLPVLRHEENMALLRRVKQGDQQARQELICGNLRLVLAAVKRFAGRCENADDLFQVGCIGLMKSIDAFDLSYDVRLSSYSLPMIIGEIRRYLRDNSPIRVSRSVRDTAYRVLQAREKLLAQQQREPTVEQIAGQLGIPREEVVFAMDAMADPVSLYEPLYDSGGDALCVMDQIGDDSSSDTCWLQQLALKDAIARLTPRQRDILTLRYSEGKTQMEVSREIGISQAQVSRLEKGAIGEIKKNL from the coding sequence ATGCGGGGGCGAGTGGAAATATGCGGCATCAATACGGCGAAGCTGCCGGTTTTGAGGCATGAGGAAAACATGGCCCTGCTGCGCCGGGTGAAGCAGGGAGACCAGCAGGCTCGGCAGGAGCTGATCTGCGGGAATCTGCGGCTGGTGCTGGCGGCGGTGAAGCGGTTTGCCGGGCGGTGCGAGAATGCGGATGACCTGTTTCAGGTGGGCTGCATCGGGCTGATGAAATCCATCGACGCCTTTGATCTATCTTACGATGTGCGGCTGAGCAGCTATTCACTGCCCATGATCATCGGGGAGATTCGGCGGTATCTGCGGGATAACAGCCCCATTCGGGTGAGCCGCAGCGTTCGGGACACGGCCTATCGGGTCCTTCAGGCGCGGGAAAAGCTTCTGGCCCAGCAGCAGCGGGAGCCCACGGTGGAGCAGATCGCCGGGCAGCTGGGCATTCCGCGGGAGGAAGTGGTATTTGCCATGGACGCTATGGCCGATCCAGTTTCCCTCTATGAACCGCTGTATGACAGCGGGGGCGATGCCCTGTGCGTTATGGACCAGATCGGCGATGACAGCAGCAGCGACACCTGCTGGCTGCAGCAGCTGGCCCTGAAGGACGCTATCGCCCGGCTGACACCCCGGCAGCGTGATATTCTGACCTTGCGGTACAGCGAGGGAAAGACACAGATGGAGGTTTCCCGGGAAATCGGCATTTCCCAGGCACAGGTGAGTCGCCTGGAAAAGGGAGCCATTGGGGAAATTAAGAAAAATTTGTAA
- a CDS encoding cytidylate kinase-like family protein, whose protein sequence is MKNRVITISREFGSGGRTIGRKVAERLGIPCYDSELIQEMEKQTGFAADYVKEAGEYAPGGFFSSALSTRMFGPTNEDILWSHQYKVITALAEKGPCVIVGRCADYILQDKADCLKVFIHADMKFRAERIVKEYGERDQSPEERLKDKDKRRAAYHRFYTDMKWGHAQNYHITLDSGALGIDKCVDILVPLF, encoded by the coding sequence ATGAAAAACAGAGTCATCACCATCAGCCGCGAGTTTGGCAGCGGCGGCCGTACCATCGGCCGTAAGGTAGCCGAAAGGCTGGGTATCCCCTGCTATGATTCCGAGCTGATTCAGGAGATGGAGAAGCAGACCGGCTTTGCCGCGGACTATGTGAAGGAGGCCGGCGAGTATGCCCCCGGCGGCTTCTTCTCCTCTGCCCTCTCCACCCGGATGTTCGGCCCCACCAACGAGGATATTCTCTGGTCCCATCAGTATAAGGTCATCACTGCCCTGGCCGAGAAGGGCCCCTGTGTCATCGTGGGCCGCTGCGCCGACTATATTTTGCAGGACAAGGCCGACTGTCTGAAGGTTTTCATCCATGCGGATATGAAGTTCCGGGCCGAGCGCATCGTGAAGGAGTACGGTGAGCGTGACCAGTCCCCGGAGGAGCGCCTGAAGGACAAGGATAAGCGCCGGGCCGCCTACCACCGCTTCTACACCGACATGAAGTGGGGCCACGCCCAGAACTACCACATCACGCTCGACAGCGGTGCCCTGGGCATCGACAAGTGCGTAGATATTTTGGTCCCGCTGTTCTGA